From Vulpes vulpes isolate BD-2025 chromosome 7, VulVul3, whole genome shotgun sequence, one genomic window encodes:
- the LOC112911018 gene encoding olfactory receptor 2AJ1-like, translating to MERNNKTITTDFILLGLWPEFSHLVVLICFILMVYLMAVMGNAVLILLIWLDSRLHSPMYFLLSQLSLIDVALISTTVPKMVTNFFSGKRTISQIGCGTQILFSLTLGISECLLLTLMSYDRYIAICNPLRYSILMSHTICKQMVVGSWAGGAITSLVHTAYVMHLAICHPREIPHFLCEVMALLKLTCEDISAYVKSVVVSSFLVVLVPLSLILASYIHIFLAVLRMNSLEGKNKALATCFSHLCVVSIYFGPAILVYMRPGSFKTPKINQSLFMFNAILTPMLNPLIYSLRNKDVIEALKSIIISRILLKKMKRQLGCHT from the coding sequence ATGGAGAGAAACAATAAGACCATCACCACAGATTTTATCCTCTTGGGGCTCTGGCCTGAGTTTAGCCACCTTGTGGTCCTTATCTGCTTCATTCTTATGGTTTACCTTATGGCTGTAATGGGCAATGCTGTTCTCATTCTCCTCATCTGGTTGGATTCTCGACTCCACTCTCCTATGTACTTCTTGCTCAGCCAGCTCTCCCTTATTGATGTGGCCTTGATCTCAACTACAGTCCCCAAAATGGTCACCAACTTCTTCTCAGGGAAAAGGACCATATCACAGATTGGCTGTGGAACTCAGATTTTATTCAGCTTAACCTTGGGAATTTCTGAGTGCCTTCTACTGACTCTCATGTCCTATGACCGCTACATTGCCATCTGCAATCCACTACGTTACTCAATCTTGATGAGCCATACCATCTGTAAACAGATGGTTGTTgggtcctgggcaggaggggcaaTAACTTCCCTGGTTCATACAGCCTATGTCATGCACTTAGCCATCTGTCATCCTCGAGAGATCCCACACTTCTTGTGTGAGGTCATGGCACTCCTTAAGCTCACTTGTGAGGACATTTCAGCCTATGTGAAGTCAGTGGTGGTCTCAAGCTTTCTGGTGGTCCTCGTCCCTCTGAGTCTCATCCTGGCTTCCTACATCCACATATTCCTTGCCGTCCTCCGCATGAACTCCCTTGAAGGCAAAAACAAGGCCTTGGCCACATGCTTCTCCCACCTCTGTGTGGTCAGTATCTACTTTGGCCCTGCCATATTAGTCTATATGAGGCCAGGATCCTTTAAAACTCCCAAAATAAACCAGTCCCTTTTTATGTTTAATGCCATTCTTACTCCTATGCTTAATCCCCTCATCTATAGCCTGAGAAACAAGGATGTCATAGAAGCTCTGAAGAGTATAATCATTAGTAGAATCCTcctaaaaaagatgaaaagacagcTAGGTTGCCATACAtaa